A DNA window from Helianthus annuus cultivar XRQ/B chromosome 15, HanXRQr2.0-SUNRISE, whole genome shotgun sequence contains the following coding sequences:
- the LOC110909547 gene encoding uncharacterized protein LOC110909547, translating to MYTIHIDLGPAVVAVAMFILLSPGLLFQMPARTRVIEFGNMYTSAIAILIHAVLYFCIFTILVVTIGIHIHT from the coding sequence ATGTACACCATACATATAGATTTGGGGCCTGCGGTCGTAGCGGTGGCTATGTTCATATTGTTGTCACCAGGGTTGCTATTCCAGATGCCAGCACGAACCAGGGTGATCGAGTTTGGGAACATGTACACAAGTGCCATAGCCATTCTAATTCATGCGgttttgtatttttgtatttttaccaTTTTGGTTGTAACTATCGGTATTCATATACATACTTGA